One region of Duncaniella freteri genomic DNA includes:
- a CDS encoding CapA family protein, translating to MFAILIALCALLLPGGDSAELVFAGDAMQHQRQIDAARQPDGSLDYSGYFTALQPYISSADYAVVNIEAPLGGAPYSGYPMFCAHDNYVTALTDAGFDLMLSANNHILDRRDKGVLRTISAFESKGVSWIGVYRDAAHREQHLPFIRDINGFKIAFLNYTYGTNGIEKRTPIVIDYINRDTIASDVSRARENGADLIAVCIHWGDEYKLLPNSTQRSLARYLETLGVDMIIGGHPHVIQPMELRKSEINNRSVLTVYSLGNFISAMRTTDTRGGAMVRVTLGRDADGNAMVTGASYRMVFVQPPVKKGDNFRLLPAESEDVHPSMELRRKGFIRNARTIFDRHNINVPMDTTAIVSQDAVSCPSDTLKGI from the coding sequence ATGTTTGCGATATTGATAGCACTGTGCGCGCTACTGTTGCCTGGCGGCGACAGTGCCGAACTGGTTTTTGCGGGGGATGCTATGCAGCATCAGCGGCAGATTGATGCTGCCCGACAGCCTGACGGCTCGCTTGACTATTCAGGATATTTCACGGCATTGCAGCCTTATATAAGTTCAGCCGACTATGCTGTTGTAAATATTGAAGCACCGCTTGGTGGCGCACCTTATTCGGGGTATCCTATGTTCTGTGCCCACGACAATTATGTCACGGCATTGACTGATGCCGGTTTTGACCTCATGCTTTCGGCAAACAATCATATACTTGACCGCAGAGACAAGGGAGTGTTGCGAACAATTTCGGCATTTGAATCAAAGGGGGTGTCCTGGATAGGGGTGTACCGTGATGCCGCCCACCGTGAGCAGCATCTTCCTTTCATTCGGGATATCAATGGATTCAAGATAGCATTCCTGAATTATACTTATGGTACTAACGGAATCGAGAAGCGTACTCCGATAGTGATTGACTATATCAACAGGGATACGATCGCCAGCGATGTAAGCAGGGCTCGTGAGAACGGTGCCGATCTTATAGCTGTGTGCATACATTGGGGTGATGAGTACAAACTGTTGCCAAATTCCACCCAACGGTCGCTTGCACGTTATCTTGAGACACTAGGTGTGGATATGATTATAGGTGGCCATCCTCATGTGATACAGCCTATGGAGCTACGCAAAAGTGAAATCAATAACAGATCTGTGCTTACGGTATATTCGCTTGGGAACTTTATTTCGGCTATGCGCACAACCGATACGCGCGGCGGAGCTATGGTAAGAGTCACGCTCGGACGTGATGCCGATGGGAATGCCATGGTGACAGGTGCGTCATACAGGATGGTGTTTGTGCAACCTCCTGTCAAAAAAGGTGATAATTTCCGATTGTTGCCGGCAGAATCGGAGGATGTCCATCCGTCAATGGAGCTTCGCAGGAAGGGATTTATACGTAATGCCCGCACAATATTCGACCGTCATAATATAAACGTGCCGATGGATACGACTGCTATTGTTTCACAGGATGCTGTGTCGTGCCCTTCCGATACCTTAAAGGGCATCTGA